The Haloplanus natans DSM 17983 DNA segment GAAATCGCCGAGGCAATCATGGATGCCACCCACCGCGGTCGCGCGTACCTCTCGCCGCTCTCGGTGTTCACCCACTTCGAGCGCAACCTGGAAAATCACGGCTCCATCCCCGAGGAGAACGTCGAGCGCTACCACCGCTATCTCGAACTCGTACGCGAGGAGTACAAGGAGCGCGCCATCGAGGACGTTCGCCACGCCCTCGCGTACGACGTGGACGAAATCCAGCGCCAGGGCGAGAAGTACATGGATCACGTGATGGCGTACATCGACGACGCGACCGTGACCGACGAACTCACCGGACGCGAACAGGAGCCGGACGAGACGTTCCTGCGCTCCGTCGAGGAGAAGTTGGAGATTCCGAGCGACCGGAAAGACGACTTCCGCCAGGAGGTGTCGAACTGGGTCAGCCGGCGCGCACGCGAGGGCGAGGGCTTCGACCCGCAGGACAACGACCGGCTGCGCCGCGCACTGGAGCGCAAGCTCTGGGAAGACAAGAAACACAACATCAACTTTTCCGCGCTGGTGTCGGCGAACGAACTCGACGACGACGAGCGGAGTGCGTGGGTCGACGCGTTGATCGAACAGGGCTACTCCCGCGAGGGTGCCCAGGAAGTGCTGGAGTTCGCCGGCGCGGAGGTCGCAAAGAGCGAACTGGAAGGATGACGGACTACATTCGCGCGGGCGACGAGGAACTCTCCGGCGCGTACGAGGAGCCGATGAGCCTGGAGGCGTACGTCGAGCGGGTGCTCTCGAACCCCTCTATCGCCTCCCACGCCCCGAAATACCTCCTCGAAGCCATCGAGTCGATGGGGACGCGGACGGTGATCGAGGAGGGCGAGGAGCGCGAACGCTACCGCTTTTTCGACGACCCCGCCAACGACGGCGAACACGCCATCCTCGGCAACACGGCGGTGTTGAACGGGTTCGTCGACGATCTGCGGACCATCGCGGCCGACCGGGGTAAACGCGAGAAGATTATCTGGTTCGACGGACCGACGGCGACGGGGAAATCGGAGCTCAAGCGGTGTCTCATCAACGGCCTCCGGGAGTACTCCAAGACCGACGCCGGACGACGCTACACGGTCGAGTGGAACGTCGCCAGCGCCACCGAGGATCGCGGCCTGAGCTACGGCGACGGGATCGACCGCGAGGACGACTGGTACGAGAGCCCCGTCCAATCCCACCCGCTGTCGGTGTTTCCCGAGGGCGTCCGGTCGTCGTTGCTCGACGACCTCAACGAGGCGGACCAGCTCCCGACCCGCGTCGAGGCCGACCTCGATCCGTTCTGCCGCGAGGCGTACGACCTGCTCGAGGAGCGCTACCGGCGCAACGGGGGGACGAACCTCTTCTCCTCGCTCACCGATCCACGCCACCTCAGGGTGAAAAACTACGTCGTCGACGTGGGCAAGGGGATCGGGGTCCTCCACTCGGAGGACGACGGCTCGCCGAAGGAGCGACTGGTCGGCTCGTGGATGCCCGGGATGCTCCGCGAACTCGATTCGCGGGGTCGGAAGAACCCACAGGCGTTCTCCTACGACGGCGTGCTCTCGCAGGGCAACGGCCTGTTGACGGTCGTCGAGGACGCGTCCCAGCACGCCGACCTGCTCCGAAAGCTCCTGAACGTGCCCGACGAGGGGCGCGTCAAACTGGACAAGGGCATCGGAATGGACATCGACACACAGTTGCTCATCATCTCGAACCCCGACCTGGACGTGGAGCTCGACCAGTACGCGGACCGCAACGGGCGCGACCCGCTGAAGGCGCTCAAGCGTCGTCTCGACAAACACGAGTTCGGCTATCTGACCAACCTCTCGCTGGAGGCGGAGCTGATCCGTCGGGAACTGACCAGCGAGACGGCGGTCTGGGAGGCCGAGGGGTACGCCGACCTCGAATCGCGGGTTCGGGAGGGGCTGACGCTGTCGATGCGTGACGGGCGCGGCGGCGCCGTCGAGCGCGAACTCGCCCCCCACACGATCGAGGCGGCGGCGCTTTACAGCGTCGTCACCCGACTGGACGGCGAGGACACGCCGGGCAGTCGCGGGCTCGTCGACAAGGCGCTTCTGTTCGATCAGGGCTACCTGCAGGAAGGCGACGAACGGATCGACGCCGACGAGTTCGACTTCGACGGCGACGACGGTAGCCACGGCGTCCCCGTCACCTACACGCGGGACGTGATCGCCGACCTGCTCCAAGGGGACGCCGACCGCCAACATCCCGACCTGCCGGTCGAGCGGGTCGTCATGCCCGACGACGTGCTCGACGCGATGGCCGAAGGACTCTCCGATGCTCCCGTCTTCTCGCGGGCCGAGGCCGCGGAGTACGAGAACCGCCTCGCGATAGTCAAGAGTCACATCTACGACCGACAGGAGGCGGACGTGCTCGACGCGCTCTTAGCGGAGAAAGGCGTCGACGAGGCCACCGTCTCGGAGTACGTCGAACACGTCTTCGCGTGGGCGAACGACGAGCAAGTCGACGCCGACCGTGGCCCGGTCGACCCCGATCCGCTCCTGATGAAGGTGTTCGAGACGGAGCATCTCGGCCGGTTCGGCGAGGACGCCTACAGCGGGGCGGCGCCGACCGACCGCGTCGAGGAGTTCCGCCGCGAGAAGGTCATCACGGCCATCAACCGCTACGCGTGGGAGAATCGGGACGAGGATTTCGCCATCGAGAACGTCGACGTGAGCGAGATTCCGGTGATCCGGGCCGTCCTCGACGCTCACGACTGGGGCGACGTGAAGCGGCTGTTCGAGGGGTTCGACCCCGCGCAGTGGACGGACCCGCCGTCGGAGACTGAGACCGAACGGCGCAAGGAGCGAACGATCGAGCACCTGCAGGCACAGGGGTACACCCCCGCCTCGGCCGAACTGACCAGCCGCAAAGTGATGCGGGAGGTGAGCTACCGATGGGACTGAGAGAGGACCTCGACCGCTTCCGCGAAGTCGGCGAGCGACGGCGCGAGGATCTGAAGGAGTTCATCCGCTACGGTGACCTCGGCGGGAGCGATCCGGACAGCATCCAGATCCCGATCAAGGTGGTCGACCTGCCGGAGTTCGCGTACGATCCGCGTGACCGCGGGGGCGTGGGACAGGGACAGGGCGGCACACCCGACGTGGGGCAGCCGGTGGGCCAGCCCCAGTCCGACGACGGCGACGGGGAGGACGGCGACCCCGGCGACGAGGCGGGCGACCACGAGTACTACGAGATGGACCCCGAGGAGTTCGCGGAGGAACTCGACGAGGAACTCGGCCTCGACCTGGAGCCGAAAGGGAAGGAAGTCGTCGAGGAGGTGGAAGGCGACTTCACCGAACTCACCCGCGCCGGCCCGAACAGCACACTCGACTTCGAGCGCCTGTTCAAACAGGGGCTGAAACGCAAGCTGGCGATGGACTTCGACGAGGAGTTCGTCCGCGAGGCGATGCGGGTCGCGGGCGCGACACCCGGCGAGGTGTTCCGGTGGTGTCGCGAGGAGAACATCCTCGTCTCGCGGGCGTGGATCGAGGACCAGTGGGGGGACATCCCGGAGGACGAGCGCGGGCGCTGGGGGAGCTTCGAGGAGATGACCGAGTCCGTCGACCGGGAGACGACGCTCCAGCGCATCCGTCGCGAGGGGCTTCGCGAGGT contains these protein-coding regions:
- a CDS encoding PrkA family serine protein kinase codes for the protein MTDYIRAGDEELSGAYEEPMSLEAYVERVLSNPSIASHAPKYLLEAIESMGTRTVIEEGEERERYRFFDDPANDGEHAILGNTAVLNGFVDDLRTIAADRGKREKIIWFDGPTATGKSELKRCLINGLREYSKTDAGRRYTVEWNVASATEDRGLSYGDGIDREDDWYESPVQSHPLSVFPEGVRSSLLDDLNEADQLPTRVEADLDPFCREAYDLLEERYRRNGGTNLFSSLTDPRHLRVKNYVVDVGKGIGVLHSEDDGSPKERLVGSWMPGMLRELDSRGRKNPQAFSYDGVLSQGNGLLTVVEDASQHADLLRKLLNVPDEGRVKLDKGIGMDIDTQLLIISNPDLDVELDQYADRNGRDPLKALKRRLDKHEFGYLTNLSLEAELIRRELTSETAVWEAEGYADLESRVREGLTLSMRDGRGGAVERELAPHTIEAAALYSVVTRLDGEDTPGSRGLVDKALLFDQGYLQEGDERIDADEFDFDGDDGSHGVPVTYTRDVIADLLQGDADRQHPDLPVERVVMPDDVLDAMAEGLSDAPVFSRAEAAEYENRLAIVKSHIYDRQEADVLDALLAEKGVDEATVSEYVEHVFAWANDEQVDADRGPVDPDPLLMKVFETEHLGRFGEDAYSGAAPTDRVEEFRREKVITAINRYAWENRDEDFAIENVDVSEIPVIRAVLDAHDWGDVKRLFEGFDPAQWTDPPSETETERRKERTIEHLQAQGYTPASAELTSRKVMREVSYRWD
- a CDS encoding YeaH/YhbH family protein → MGLREDLDRFREVGERRREDLKEFIRYGDLGGSDPDSIQIPIKVVDLPEFAYDPRDRGGVGQGQGGTPDVGQPVGQPQSDDGDGEDGDPGDEAGDHEYYEMDPEEFAEELDEELGLDLEPKGKEVVEEVEGDFTELTRAGPNSTLDFERLFKQGLKRKLAMDFDEEFVREAMRVAGATPGEVFRWCREENILVSRAWIEDQWGDIPEDERGRWGSFEEMTESVDRETTLQRIRREGLREVPFRREDERYRHPEVIEKTEKNVVVVNIRDVSGSMREQKRELVERTFTPLDWYLTGKYDRAEFVYIAHDAEAWEVERDDFFGIRSGGGTRISSAYELAAGILEERYPWAEWNRYVFAAGDSENSSNDTRENVVPLMEEIPANLHAYVETQPGGTAINATHAEEVERAFDGSDGVVVAYVSDPADVTDAIYEILSTEDDS